From one Ooceraea biroi isolate clonal line C1 chromosome 7, Obir_v5.4, whole genome shotgun sequence genomic stretch:
- the LOC105282120 gene encoding cytochrome P450 4C1: MYVVLTKPEDYKSVLSNTNGNYKSSATILWQSLLGDGIIRVSGITHKLRRKIIEPLFNSKFLSKYVTYFDNCSNHCADLLKKEVANGYVDIKPYITRCTIDTFLVTFAGIEETAQKGDYDDVLHWQKRLFKLTYDRSIRPWLYADKTYSITGNAKQMRFGLNILESFIYNISRKVVERKTLNKDIDIEQRPELVFLEQLFENVVDRNDVTDQDFKDDIKNLYLAAQSTMTELTHFVLLMLAMHPEIQDTLRKEISTLDNETINSSCLLRMRYLHMVIKETLRLFPIAPLMVRELTGDIKLESCTLPDGCYVMVPIYAIHRNPKYWDHPNEFIPERFAPENSLNHNRDAYLPFGSGIRSCPGQAYMFLCVGLIVVNLMRRFRFATTANMKDVDITHDILLRSPNIKLSLSHV, translated from the exons ATGTATGTAGTACTTACGAAGCCTGAAGATTATAAA TCTGTACTCTCAAACACCAATGGCAACTATAAAAGTTCAGCGACTATTTTATGGCAATCGCTTCTTGGTGATGGAATCATTAGAGTTTCGG gTATAACTCACAAGCTGCGTCGAAAAATTATAGAGCCCCTGTTTAACAGCaagtttttatcaaaatatgtgACTTATTTCGATAATTGCAGTAATCATTGTGCGGATCTTTTAAAGAAAGAAGTGGCTAATGGTTACGTTGATATTAAACCTTATATAACGCGATGTACAATAGATACATTTTTAg taACATTTGCGGGCATTGAAGAAACGGCACAGAAGGGTGATTACGATGATGTATTGCACTGGCAAAAGAG attGTTTAAACTTACATATGACAGGTCGATAAGACCGTGGTTGTATGCAGATAAAACTTATTCCATAACTGGAAATGCAAAGCAAATGCGTTTCGGCTTGAATATTCTAGAAAGCTTTATCTATAAT aTATcacgaaaggtagtggaacgaAAAACTTTGAATAAAGACATTGACATTGAACAAAGGCCAGAATTAGTTTTTCTAGAACAGCTGTTCGAAAATGTTGTAGATAGGAACGACGTAACCGATCAAGATTTCAAAgacgatattaaaaatttatatcttgcT GCTCAAAGTACTATGACGGAGTTGACACATTTTGTGTTGCTGATGTTGGCAATGCATCCGGAAATACAA GACACTCTGCGAAAGGAAATATCTACACTTGACAATGAGACGATCAATAGCTCGTGTCTTCTAAGAATGCGATATCTTCACATGGTGATCAAAGAGACGTTAAGATTGTTCCCTATAGCACCTCTTATGGTGCGCGAACTCACCGGAGACATTAAACTCG AATCATGCACCTTGCCGGATGGATGTTACGTGATGGTACCGATATATGCTATTCACCGTAACCCTAAGTATTGGGACCACCCGAATGAATTTATCCCCGAACGCTTTGCACCTGAGAATTCACTAAATCATAATCGTGACGCCTATCTTCCATTTGGTTCAGGCATTAGAAGTTGCCCAG GACAAGCGTATATGTTCTTATGCGTGGGACTGATCGTCGTGAATTTAATGAGACGTTTTCGATTTGCAACAACTGCCAACATGAAGGACGTCGATATAACGCACGATATTCTATTACGATCTCCAAACATCAAATTATCGCTATCTCATGTTTAA